A single window of Paenibacillus sp. FSL H8-0537 DNA harbors:
- a CDS encoding acyl-CoA dehydrogenase — translation MNDRWKQWLEPYAAAMRELALESDRRGEPHERYRTDPFFRPLHFFNTPSMYWDGIQLGQGETVFGTRSMEFVQFAEELSFGDPGLYLALPGPNLAGTVVGKMGTNEQQDVFFSLFCKRVAWSAFAITEPSAGSDLANLNMTAELQEDGTYLLNGTKKYIGNGAVAERVIVFSRVAKKNAPVKLLPSGMGIEAFLIPTPAHDVKQACEGTLGLKAARLGVLEFQNYRAGPDQVLGHHLSPLRRGFRGALETFYHMRPTTAALALGLCRAIADYVQTHVKLDKNEEIQTARWAWEMDRARQLIYFAARQADEGRFDSTYPSMAKRHMNQLVLKIVREASQIMGVCGLREHPLLEKWFRDAKMIEFMEGTTNILSREVSQQIGMNGWVLT, via the coding sequence ATGAACGATCGATGGAAACAATGGCTAGAGCCGTACGCCGCAGCAATGCGAGAGCTTGCGCTGGAGAGTGATCGTCGTGGCGAACCGCACGAGCGGTATAGGACGGACCCCTTTTTCCGGCCGCTTCACTTTTTTAATACACCTTCGATGTATTGGGATGGTATTCAGCTGGGTCAGGGGGAGACGGTGTTCGGCACTCGTTCCATGGAATTTGTCCAGTTTGCTGAAGAGCTTTCCTTCGGTGATCCGGGACTGTATTTGGCGCTCCCAGGTCCTAACCTGGCAGGAACCGTAGTTGGTAAAATGGGGACGAACGAACAGCAAGACGTGTTCTTCTCCTTATTTTGCAAACGTGTGGCCTGGTCGGCCTTCGCTATTACGGAGCCTTCCGCAGGATCGGACCTTGCGAATCTCAATATGACTGCCGAACTGCAAGAAGACGGAACTTACTTGTTGAACGGAACCAAAAAATATATTGGTAACGGAGCGGTTGCAGAACGCGTTATCGTGTTCTCACGTGTTGCCAAGAAGAATGCCCCCGTTAAGCTGCTTCCTTCCGGTATGGGAATCGAGGCTTTTCTCATACCGACTCCTGCACACGATGTTAAGCAAGCATGCGAAGGGACGCTTGGCTTAAAGGCCGCACGATTGGGTGTGCTGGAATTCCAAAACTACAGGGCAGGCCCTGATCAGGTGCTTGGCCATCACCTCAGCCCACTACGAAGAGGCTTCAGAGGCGCTCTTGAAACCTTTTATCATATGCGTCCAACGACAGCGGCTTTGGCACTGGGGCTTTGCCGCGCCATTGCAGATTATGTGCAGACTCATGTGAAGCTGGATAAGAACGAGGAGATTCAGACGGCTAGATGGGCTTGGGAAATGGACAGAGCTCGACAGCTTATTTACTTTGCGGCGCGTCAAGCGGATGAAGGACGATTTGACTCAACCTACCCTTCGATGGCAAAACGGCATATGAATCAATTGGTTTTGAAAATTGTGCGTGAGGCTAGTCAAATAATGGGTGTTTGTGGTCTTCGTGAACATCCGCTGCTGGAAAAATGGTTTCGCGATGCCAAGATGATTGAATTTATGGAGGGGACTACGAACATTTTATCACGAGAGGTAAGCCAACAAATCGGGATGAACGGCTGGGTTTTAACATGA
- a CDS encoding acyl carrier protein, whose protein sequence is MKSIKTRITEALIKVSEGVFSKEMIEQVEDRLEELGINSLTMLKWLVLMEEEFGIEFDMEDVLSTGIIWSLEKLELYIEQSEKEEVF, encoded by the coding sequence ATGAAATCGATAAAAACTCGTATTACAGAAGCGTTAATAAAAGTTTCGGAAGGTGTCTTCTCGAAAGAAATGATTGAGCAAGTCGAAGATCGTTTAGAAGAGCTGGGCATCAACTCTCTGACTATGCTTAAATGGCTCGTATTAATGGAAGAAGAATTCGGCATTGAATTCGATATGGAAGACGTACTTTCAACAGGCATCATCTGGTCGTTGGAGAAATTGGAGCTTTACATCGAACAAAGCGAAAAGGAAGAGGTGTTCTGA
- a CDS encoding beta-galactosidase trimerization domain-containing protein — MTLGFNYHPSQSGCGFWRNWNAEEMEQDFKQMSQYGYTIIRFFIFWHDFEPEEGIYDERMFQRLSEFVHLAHRYELQCVPAILTIWMNGQLFDLPWRENRNLWKDPQMVERSAAFVKRVVAELKTHTNIFAYDIGDEMVYIDFETVTGLSERESQEWIGKMTRAVREMDTRAKVWMGSDSLFLLGNHYMTAKHIASDLDWIAIHGFPLWTSFQIESNASVKASQYVPFLVTLASLYGIPIVDEFGLYGASEEVRAAYIRASGASCLLHGAKAIISWCWKDFSSVDKPYHLRPSERFVGFIEESGTAKQSEHAFRECGKLAEALKGGTPARPEVAIYVSEQFEKGNANTLDDKYTNGSALFYSYLLLTGLHVPFEFAQTDLERYKVVFVPSAHHMTHCDIERLKNYVQAGGTVLYTPGHYLHGFGGESLFGVELADFTLSEQSQGTFQLENTQYFIPWRDAGFDQIPVIRATTAETLCRYDCSGTPAFTVRRWGKGQAYYLNAPIERLLNVAFGLEQQACHRLYEYVLEAAGVTRPVRFSNPDIEAFVYHYPGLREVYLVNHSQELAIGRGCLDTGQTFEFEIEGKTCLRMVREVCL, encoded by the coding sequence GTGACGCTTGGTTTTAACTATCATCCCTCGCAGAGCGGATGCGGATTTTGGCGCAACTGGAATGCTGAAGAAATGGAACAAGATTTTAAGCAGATGTCCCAGTATGGTTATACAATCATTCGATTTTTTATTTTTTGGCACGATTTTGAGCCAGAGGAAGGAATATATGATGAACGCATGTTCCAGCGGTTATCGGAGTTTGTTCATCTGGCTCATCGTTATGAATTACAGTGTGTTCCCGCTATTTTGACCATTTGGATGAATGGGCAGCTTTTCGATCTCCCTTGGCGCGAGAACAGAAACCTTTGGAAGGATCCGCAAATGGTGGAGCGATCAGCCGCATTCGTAAAGAGAGTGGTGGCAGAGCTAAAAACGCACACGAATATTTTTGCCTATGATATTGGGGACGAAATGGTTTATATCGATTTTGAGACAGTCACAGGGCTTTCGGAGCGCGAATCTCAAGAATGGATTGGCAAGATGACCCGAGCTGTGAGGGAGATGGACACGAGGGCCAAGGTGTGGATGGGCAGCGACTCTCTCTTTTTACTTGGAAACCATTATATGACGGCGAAGCATATAGCCAGCGATTTAGATTGGATTGCTATTCATGGGTTTCCGCTTTGGACGTCATTTCAAATCGAGTCGAACGCCTCGGTCAAAGCTTCTCAATATGTTCCTTTTCTCGTGACTCTTGCTTCGCTGTACGGAATTCCCATTGTGGATGAGTTTGGCCTGTATGGAGCTTCTGAAGAAGTCCGGGCGGCCTACATCCGCGCCAGCGGGGCCAGCTGTCTGCTTCATGGGGCCAAGGCGATTATCTCTTGGTGCTGGAAGGATTTTTCCAGCGTGGACAAGCCTTACCATCTGCGCCCTAGCGAGCGATTTGTCGGATTTATAGAGGAGTCAGGTACAGCGAAGCAGAGTGAGCATGCGTTTCGGGAATGCGGAAAATTAGCAGAGGCATTAAAGGGGGGGACTCCGGCTCGACCCGAAGTGGCGATTTACGTATCGGAACAATTCGAGAAGGGGAACGCGAATACGCTGGATGACAAGTATACGAATGGAAGCGCTTTGTTTTACAGCTATTTATTGTTAACCGGACTTCATGTACCGTTTGAATTTGCTCAAACGGATTTGGAGCGCTACAAGGTCGTATTCGTTCCTTCTGCCCATCACATGACCCATTGCGACATCGAAAGGCTCAAGAACTATGTGCAGGCTGGAGGGACGGTTCTTTACACGCCTGGCCATTATTTGCATGGCTTTGGCGGCGAATCTCTCTTTGGCGTGGAGCTTGCCGATTTCACATTATCAGAGCAGAGTCAGGGCACGTTTCAATTGGAGAATACGCAGTATTTCATTCCCTGGCGCGATGCTGGATTCGACCAAATTCCTGTTATTCGGGCCACGACTGCCGAAACCCTTTGCCGATATGATTGTTCTGGTACACCTGCATTCACGGTTCGTCGTTGGGGTAAAGGTCAGGCCTATTACCTCAACGCACCCATTGAACGTCTGCTGAATGTCGCTTTTGGTCTGGAACAACAAGCTTGCCACCGATTATATGAGTATGTGTTGGAAGCGGCAGGAGTGACCCGTCCCGTCCGATTCAGCAACCCCGATATAGAGGCATTCGTTTACCATTATCCAGGGCTTCGGGAAGTGTATCTGGTCAATCACTCCCAAGAGTTGGCGATAGGAAGGGGATGTCTGGACACTGGGCAGACCTTTGAGTTTGAGATCGAGGGGAAAACCTGCTTGAGAATGGTAAGGGAGGTTTGTTTATGA
- a CDS encoding 3-oxoacyl-[acyl-carrier-protein] synthase III C-terminal domain-containing protein, whose amino-acid sequence MKAQDAKPSPVYVSDFSVYVPEAAVTVEQAGEQLRQSGIPFDHSALQHIREMGFHRVPLNQHSYLEEMIYRACAPVIRSLRSRQKPVDRIIFAHTLQVDFHDRNLFAKFISDFSLSSTVSYSISQQNCASVHFALHASQCLLRCHDHIQGVLLVTADQCFHPYYLKIPDSLMGDAASCCYISKESNEQSHELIDTHSLVDGTSYLGAESAPEDLVWFNTSYYFSIRQVIREVLRRNEMNVGQIALIIGSNVNVKTWRIMASYLQCPEEKFFHTVPSVGHLFCTDIIHNIETAVKEGGLKPGDYYLTVTIGMGGVFGCGLHRYLPVAN is encoded by the coding sequence ATGAAGGCTCAAGATGCGAAGCCGTCCCCCGTTTATGTATCTGATTTTTCCGTCTATGTGCCGGAGGCTGCTGTAACGGTCGAGCAAGCCGGGGAGCAGCTCCGACAAAGTGGAATCCCTTTCGATCATTCTGCCCTGCAACACATTCGCGAGATGGGCTTTCATCGAGTGCCTTTGAATCAGCATTCTTATCTGGAGGAGATGATTTATCGCGCTTGTGCCCCTGTTATAAGAAGCTTACGCAGTCGACAGAAGCCTGTGGATCGAATTATTTTTGCCCACACCTTGCAGGTTGACTTCCATGACCGCAACTTATTTGCCAAGTTCATTAGCGATTTTTCGCTTTCAAGTACCGTCTCCTATTCGATTTCGCAGCAAAATTGTGCAAGCGTGCACTTTGCCCTGCATGCCTCGCAGTGTTTGCTGCGTTGTCATGACCACATACAGGGTGTTCTTCTAGTAACAGCAGACCAATGTTTTCATCCCTACTATTTGAAAATCCCAGACTCTTTAATGGGTGATGCCGCCAGCTGCTGCTATATCAGTAAAGAATCTAACGAACAATCGCATGAATTAATAGATACGCACAGCTTAGTTGACGGCACATCCTATTTAGGTGCGGAATCTGCCCCGGAAGATTTGGTCTGGTTTAACACTTCCTACTACTTCTCCATTCGACAAGTCATTAGAGAAGTGCTTAGACGCAATGAGATGAATGTAGGCCAGATTGCCCTCATCATCGGCAGCAATGTGAATGTGAAGACATGGAGGATAATGGCTAGCTATTTGCAATGTCCGGAAGAGAAGTTTTTCCATACTGTTCCTTCGGTCGGTCATTTGTTTTGCACGGATATTATCCATAACATTGAAACAGCGGTCAAAGAAGGGGGATTGAAGCCGGGAGATTACTATTTGACAGTCACGATTGGTATGGGAGGGGTATTCGGCTGTGGACTGCATCGGTACTTGCCCGTGGCAAATTGA
- a CDS encoding FAD binding domain-containing protein has product MKLFRPDTIKEAVELLSIHPKAEIVAGGQIVVNQIRQGLYFPEALLDTTSLLELQSVTESDTHIWIGAGVTHSRIASDPIIDRCLPALKQAAEQIGDVQIRNRATMGGSLAYADTIKGDYWGLLYALKAVIHIRSSNGSRLVPIDEWIKGLHQTALNKGELIEAVELPKCVNSEYRKIQLAYPETIGMTRVLGEFEAFVAVSGLMDRPFFMTDALDGMDDFSLQLKGHTFDYVCRPVSTQIEYAWHRIRIEYRRMVEGE; this is encoded by the coding sequence ATGAAATTATTTAGACCGGATACGATAAAAGAGGCTGTTGAGCTGTTAAGTATTCATCCGAAAGCAGAGATCGTAGCCGGGGGCCAGATTGTGGTGAATCAGATCCGGCAAGGGCTTTATTTCCCTGAGGCTTTGCTGGATACAACATCGCTACTGGAGCTTCAATCTGTCACGGAGTCGGACACCCATATATGGATTGGGGCTGGTGTCACGCATTCCCGCATTGCTAGCGATCCTATCATTGACCGCTGTTTACCTGCTTTGAAGCAGGCTGCCGAGCAGATTGGTGATGTTCAGATCCGCAATCGGGCAACGATGGGAGGCTCTCTCGCTTATGCGGATACGATTAAGGGGGACTATTGGGGGCTCCTATACGCATTGAAAGCCGTTATTCATATCCGTTCCTCTAATGGAAGCCGTCTCGTGCCAATTGATGAATGGATAAAGGGTCTGCATCAGACAGCTCTAAACAAAGGGGAGCTTATTGAGGCAGTTGAACTCCCTAAATGCGTGAATAGCGAGTATCGTAAAATCCAGCTTGCCTACCCAGAAACAATCGGCATGACAAGAGTACTAGGGGAATTCGAGGCTTTTGTCGCCGTCAGTGGTCTGATGGACCGCCCTTTTTTTATGACAGACGCTTTAGATGGAATGGACGATTTCAGTCTTCAATTAAAGGGACATACGTTCGATTATGTGTGCAGGCCGGTATCAACACAGATCGAATACGCTTGGCATCGAATACGCATCGAATACAGACGCATGGTGGAAGGAGAGTGA
- a CDS encoding xanthine dehydrogenase family protein molybdopterin-binding subunit, producing MRETSSKLRKEDYRLLRGEGRFVADLFFPNTHYVGFIRSKMPHARLLLVDIEAALHSEGVVAIIKAEDLPAELGEVPMIWPLEGLRNPGHPLLAKDTVRYKGEPFAVVVATSPEALNQAMALVNVVYDPLPSITSLSQVIGSSVPPIHEEAEGHKAYCWMKEYGDRSALDRADDRLEQRLVVPRVVPSPIETRGIVASYDPVLDELKVWSSTQFAHVLRLSLALTLPHPENRLQVQCPDVGGAFGAKMNVYREEILVAYLSKRLKKVLKYIETRSEHFLATTHGRDQIQEVTAHYRHSGEIEGLEVRIHANMGAYLQAATPGIPIFTTQMLSGCYHIPYIRVEVIGYYTNQTPTDAYRGAGRPEASYLVERTIDLVAQRLHQDSADIRIQNFIQPEEFPKKVVTGLVYDSGNYAEALKQAIELVGMNHWKEEQHIRRQRGDVKQIGIGISSYVEFCGSGPSRHNAALGLMTGGFESAVVRILPTGKAVVISGTCPSGQGHHTSWSMLTERLLGIPLQDVEVVTGNTVNTPWGSGTFGSRSAAVGGAAIYRACEKIIKKVIEYVGFLWNKPVSSLVFEQGIVKAGAQEIGIVQVAHQLYLAHQLPPDMEPGLEATAFFEPDNYTFPFGCHICIAEVDTSTGQPKILQYAAVDDCGETIHEQIVEGQVRGGIVQGMGQALWEAFVSPNDQGLMETDSFRTYRMPRATDIPPILLGRTCTPSPVNPLGVKGVGESGAIGSPPAIMNAIVDALKLYGVEHLDMPATPNRIWQIIKAKRGTIG from the coding sequence GTGAGGGAAACAAGCTCGAAGCTGCGAAAAGAGGATTATCGTCTATTGCGGGGGGAAGGGCGCTTTGTTGCAGACCTCTTTTTTCCAAATACCCATTATGTCGGATTTATACGCAGCAAGATGCCGCATGCGCGTTTGCTGCTAGTAGACATCGAAGCCGCACTGCACAGTGAAGGAGTTGTCGCCATTATCAAGGCAGAGGATCTGCCTGCCGAGCTTGGCGAAGTGCCGATGATTTGGCCTCTGGAAGGACTGCGCAACCCGGGACATCCGCTGCTTGCCAAAGATACGGTTCGTTATAAAGGGGAGCCGTTTGCGGTCGTTGTAGCAACCTCGCCTGAGGCGTTGAATCAGGCGATGGCTTTGGTTAACGTGGTTTACGATCCGCTGCCATCCATTACTAGTTTGTCACAAGTGATAGGCTCCTCAGTTCCCCCCATTCATGAAGAGGCAGAGGGTCACAAGGCATACTGTTGGATGAAGGAGTATGGGGATCGCAGTGCGCTAGACAGGGCGGACGATCGCTTGGAACAGCGCTTGGTCGTTCCGCGAGTCGTACCAAGCCCCATCGAGACACGAGGTATTGTTGCAAGTTACGACCCGGTGCTGGACGAGCTTAAGGTGTGGTCTTCCACGCAGTTTGCGCATGTGTTGAGGTTATCTTTAGCGTTAACCTTACCGCATCCGGAGAATAGACTGCAAGTCCAATGTCCAGATGTCGGAGGAGCTTTTGGAGCTAAAATGAACGTGTATCGGGAAGAAATTTTGGTCGCTTATTTATCTAAACGATTGAAGAAAGTGCTGAAGTACATCGAAACTCGCTCCGAGCATTTTCTGGCAACGACGCATGGCCGGGATCAAATTCAAGAAGTTACCGCCCATTACCGTCATTCGGGAGAAATAGAGGGATTGGAAGTTCGGATTCATGCAAATATGGGAGCTTATTTGCAGGCGGCGACGCCTGGCATTCCTATATTTACGACCCAAATGCTATCAGGATGCTATCATATCCCTTATATTCGGGTGGAAGTAATAGGATATTATACAAATCAAACACCTACAGATGCCTATCGCGGAGCAGGGCGGCCAGAGGCTAGCTATCTGGTGGAACGCACGATTGATTTAGTCGCTCAACGTCTGCATCAAGATTCGGCGGACATACGCATTCAAAATTTCATTCAACCAGAGGAGTTTCCCAAAAAAGTAGTGACGGGTCTTGTTTACGACAGCGGCAACTACGCAGAAGCATTGAAGCAAGCTATCGAGCTCGTTGGCATGAATCATTGGAAAGAGGAGCAGCACATTCGGAGGCAGCGGGGTGATGTTAAGCAAATCGGCATAGGGATCTCTTCCTACGTTGAGTTTTGCGGAAGCGGTCCATCTCGACACAATGCCGCCTTGGGACTAATGACGGGAGGCTTTGAATCAGCTGTCGTACGGATACTTCCGACAGGAAAAGCGGTTGTTATTTCGGGAACATGTCCCTCCGGACAAGGCCATCATACCTCTTGGTCGATGCTTACTGAGCGTCTACTCGGTATTCCGCTTCAGGATGTTGAAGTGGTCACTGGAAACACAGTGAATACCCCCTGGGGTTCAGGAACTTTTGGGAGCCGCAGCGCGGCGGTTGGCGGGGCGGCCATTTATCGGGCTTGCGAGAAAATAATAAAGAAGGTTATCGAGTATGTGGGCTTTCTATGGAATAAACCTGTAAGCAGTCTCGTTTTTGAACAGGGAATCGTTAAAGCGGGAGCTCAAGAAATCGGAATTGTCCAAGTAGCGCATCAGCTGTATTTAGCCCATCAACTGCCGCCAGATATGGAGCCCGGTTTGGAGGCGACGGCATTTTTTGAACCTGATAACTACACATTTCCCTTCGGCTGTCATATTTGTATTGCGGAAGTGGATACAAGCACAGGACAGCCCAAGATACTCCAATATGCTGCGGTGGACGACTGCGGAGAAACGATTCACGAACAAATTGTCGAGGGTCAAGTACGGGGAGGCATTGTTCAAGGGATGGGACAGGCTTTGTGGGAGGCGTTCGTTTCCCCTAATGATCAAGGCTTGATGGAGACGGACTCTTTTAGAACCTACCGTATGCCCAGGGCTACGGATATTCCCCCCATTTTGCTGGGAAGAACATGCACGCCATCTCCAGTTAATCCCTTAGGGGTAAAAGGAGTAGGGGAATCCGGGGCTATCGGCTCGCCACCAGCCATCATGAACGCGATTGTGGACGCGTTGAAGTTATACGGGGTCGAACACCTGGACATGCCAGCTACCCCCAACCGAATATGGCAAATCATTAAGGCCAAAAGAGGAACGATTGGATGA
- a CDS encoding alcohol dehydrogenase catalytic domain-containing protein, whose translation MKVLVWNGTRQIELQEMENPSLKKPSDAIIRVTKTSICGTDLHPYRGHLPDFPEGTVMGHEFTGVIIEIGHDVQKVKVGDRVVVSDIVACGTCWYCQKELHYHCDSASLFGYGNVVGSYVPGGQAEYVRIPYADVVLLPIPDEVSDEKALFAGDILATGYACVEESGFQSGDTAIVIGGGPVGLMTALCAQAMGAQKVYIMESNKHRHEAAAKIGAIPFYPYEQERIRAACGPGPDVVFEAVGKDETLLAALRLVRPKGTVVCAGAHHSKAMPFNTEQAFAKEITLQFIVGNPIKYGPRLLEWIRSGVLDPTIIISHRAPFQDVVEAYRQFDNQEILKVVLHF comes from the coding sequence ATGAAGGTGCTGGTCTGGAACGGGACGAGGCAGATAGAGCTTCAAGAAATGGAAAATCCATCCTTGAAGAAGCCTTCTGATGCCATTATTCGGGTGACGAAAACTTCTATTTGTGGAACAGATTTGCATCCTTATCGGGGGCATTTGCCGGATTTCCCGGAGGGAACGGTTATGGGCCATGAATTTACTGGCGTTATTATCGAAATCGGTCATGATGTGCAGAAGGTGAAGGTTGGAGACCGAGTGGTAGTCTCGGATATTGTGGCGTGCGGTACTTGTTGGTATTGCCAAAAAGAACTTCACTATCATTGCGATTCTGCTTCATTGTTCGGATATGGCAATGTCGTTGGTTCGTATGTACCTGGGGGACAAGCTGAGTATGTGAGAATTCCTTATGCAGATGTGGTTCTTCTTCCGATTCCAGACGAGGTAAGTGATGAGAAGGCGCTTTTTGCTGGCGACATATTGGCTACAGGATATGCTTGTGTAGAAGAGAGCGGTTTCCAATCCGGGGATACAGCTATCGTTATCGGGGGAGGGCCTGTTGGACTTATGACGGCACTTTGCGCACAAGCAATGGGGGCGCAGAAAGTCTACATTATGGAATCCAATAAACATCGCCATGAAGCAGCTGCGAAGATCGGCGCCATTCCGTTTTACCCTTATGAGCAAGAGCGGATTAGGGCTGCATGCGGCCCTGGACCTGATGTTGTATTCGAAGCGGTCGGCAAGGATGAGACGCTGTTGGCTGCACTTCGTTTGGTCCGACCCAAGGGAACCGTCGTATGTGCAGGTGCACATCACTCGAAGGCTATGCCCTTTAACACGGAGCAGGCGTTTGCGAAAGAAATTACACTTCAATTTATTGTGGGCAATCCGATCAAATATGGTCCAAGGCTGCTGGAATGGATTCGCAGCGGAGTTTTGGACCCGACGATTATTATTAGTCATCGAGCGCCCTTTCAGGATGTAGTGGAAGCTTACCGGCAGTTTGACAATCAGGAGATTCTGAAAGTGGTTCTGCACTTTTAA
- a CDS encoding peroxiredoxin — translation MKLAIGDQAPDFTLSSTGPVNAFTLSEQRGKFSILFFYPKDGTPGCTSEGCAIRDRYEDLTIADAVVVGISPDHLQSHEQFSALNGFQFPLLSDEDLTVAGQYRVVKEKKFLGKTIMGIERATYIIDPEGKVAHIFEQVDPLAHAQELVDTLRKLVTAISS, via the coding sequence ATGAAATTAGCTATAGGAGATCAAGCACCGGATTTTACATTGTCCTCAACGGGACCCGTGAACGCTTTTACCCTGTCGGAGCAGCGGGGGAAGTTTAGTATTTTGTTCTTTTATCCCAAAGACGGTACGCCGGGATGTACCTCCGAGGGCTGCGCAATCAGGGATCGTTATGAGGATCTCACGATCGCTGATGCTGTTGTGGTGGGGATTAGTCCCGATCATTTACAATCACATGAGCAGTTTTCCGCATTGAATGGGTTTCAGTTCCCCTTGTTGTCGGATGAAGATTTGACAGTTGCGGGCCAGTATCGGGTAGTGAAGGAGAAGAAGTTTTTAGGCAAAACCATTATGGGAATTGAGCGGGCTACGTACATCATTGATCCAGAAGGCAAAGTAGCGCATATTTTTGAACAGGTAGACCCCCTGGCTCATGCTCAGGAACTTGTGGATACGTTAAGGAAACTCGTAACGGCCATATCGTCTTGA
- a CDS encoding phosphopantetheine-binding protein, translating to MNQEQAALLHRVLLDVGIEASQFRHEAVFGTAELPLDSVMFMRLLVELENAFQVEINLLELTRGEALTYGQLLDYLAERIPNDAY from the coding sequence ATGAATCAAGAACAAGCCGCGCTGCTGCACCGTGTACTGTTGGACGTGGGGATTGAAGCTTCTCAATTCCGCCACGAGGCTGTATTCGGGACAGCCGAGTTACCTTTAGATTCGGTGATGTTTATGCGCTTGCTGGTAGAGCTCGAGAATGCTTTTCAAGTCGAAATTAACTTGTTGGAGCTTACCAGAGGAGAAGCATTGACGTATGGGCAGTTATTGGACTATTTGGCTGAGCGAATTCCTAATGATGCTTACTGA
- a CDS encoding (2Fe-2S)-binding protein, with translation MNPKKQFQIKVNGENQVVPCPENRVLADWLREDLRLTGTHIGCDTVSCGACTVLLDGMPIKACSTLAWQCNHSEVVTVEGLCPEGQGLSSLQQTFQAHYALQCGFCTSGFLIMASHLLERNEKKTKEEIAQFVEGNYCRCTGYSPIIDAIHQALERK, from the coding sequence ATGAATCCGAAGAAGCAGTTTCAAATAAAGGTTAACGGTGAGAATCAGGTCGTGCCCTGTCCCGAAAATCGCGTATTAGCCGATTGGCTCAGAGAGGATTTGAGACTGACGGGAACGCATATCGGATGTGATACCGTTTCGTGCGGAGCGTGCACGGTTCTGCTAGATGGGATGCCGATCAAGGCTTGCAGCACGCTGGCTTGGCAATGTAATCATAGCGAAGTGGTAACGGTAGAAGGACTTTGTCCAGAGGGGCAAGGACTGAGTTCCCTGCAACAAACATTTCAAGCCCACTACGCGCTGCAATGCGGGTTCTGTACTTCCGGGTTTCTCATTATGGCCTCCCATTTGCTAGAACGCAATGAGAAGAAGACAAAAGAAGAAATTGCGCAATTTGTAGAGGGCAATTATTGCAGATGTACGGGGTATTCTCCGATTATTGATGCCATCCATCAAGCGTTGGAGAGGAAGTGA
- a CDS encoding XdhC family protein, whose amino-acid sequence MHILKRIYQERENGKASVLATVLATSGSTYRKKGAQMVIFEDGEREGQLSGGCLERDIVEQSIRLLQSNEPLRLLTYVGDDDPVFGFNKGCQGTVHLLLEKTEWLYQHRSRLLKALALDYPIRYGIWLKDGNAGRQLGSRILQIGETIIADPGMEGIEFMSSDGLHVQQIEREQRLLLIGAGYDAIPVMDLASKLSYEVHAADYREAHFERASQQAPGVKLSRVGRDKEALAEFLLRFSTNTAVVIMSHDFDYDRLALESALKRSFLYIGVLGPRHRLNRLYGSESPPGCIYSPIGLEIGAQTPEEIAVSILGQIIQTFRSRMANVSGDVAVSKKNGELVWR is encoded by the coding sequence TTGCATATATTGAAGCGGATTTATCAAGAACGGGAGAATGGAAAGGCATCTGTACTTGCCACAGTGCTTGCTACTTCCGGATCGACGTATCGAAAAAAAGGGGCTCAAATGGTCATCTTTGAGGACGGGGAACGTGAAGGACAACTAAGCGGAGGCTGCCTGGAGCGAGATATCGTGGAACAAAGTATTCGGCTCCTGCAGTCGAATGAGCCCCTTCGACTGCTTACCTATGTGGGAGACGACGATCCTGTATTCGGATTTAACAAGGGGTGCCAAGGTACGGTTCATCTGCTATTGGAAAAGACAGAGTGGCTGTATCAGCATCGAAGCAGGCTGTTAAAGGCTCTGGCTCTGGATTATCCCATCCGTTACGGCATATGGCTGAAGGATGGAAATGCAGGCAGGCAATTGGGCTCGCGGATTTTACAAATCGGGGAAACCATCATCGCTGATCCGGGAATGGAGGGGATCGAATTTATGAGCAGCGACGGTCTCCACGTACAGCAAATCGAGCGGGAACAGAGGCTGTTGCTTATTGGGGCCGGATACGATGCCATACCGGTAATGGATTTGGCAAGCAAACTATCGTATGAGGTTCATGCCGCCGACTATCGCGAAGCGCATTTTGAACGTGCATCCCAACAAGCACCGGGAGTCAAGCTTAGTCGGGTTGGACGGGATAAGGAGGCGCTAGCTGAGTTTCTTCTTCGTTTCTCGACGAATACGGCGGTAGTCATTATGAGTCATGATTTTGATTATGACCGTTTGGCTTTAGAATCGGCGTTGAAGCGGTCTTTTTTGTACATTGGGGTACTTGGTCCACGGCATCGTTTAAATCGATTGTATGGGAGCGAGTCGCCGCCCGGTTGTATTTATTCACCGATTGGTTTGGAGATTGGCGCACAGACGCCAGAAGAGATCGCAGTTAGTATTCTAGGTCAAATCATTCAAACGTTTCGTTCTCGGATGGCTAATGTTTCTGGAGATGTAGCTGTTTCAAAGAAAAATGGGGAGCTTGTCTGGCGATAA